A window from Thermoanaerobaculales bacterium encodes these proteins:
- a CDS encoding M14 family metallopeptidase, producing MRHSSPSRRLAGLAAAALLAVSTSAAAAGPVPEEWQTLAERTDFQATSSYDETVALLRRLDAASPAIQVESFGLSATGRPLPLVVVSNDGAFTPAAAAASGKPIVLIESCIHAGEVDGKDATLMMLRDWALGRHDLPQRTIVLFAPIYNADGHERVSPLNRPNQDGPAAGMGFRTTAAGIDLNRDHLRLASPEARAMIGLFDAWRPHLHVDNHVTDGVDHAWVLTWAVAQAPQLDPNLDAWVRAHLPPALATVAKAGHPNGPYVELVDRLDPAKGHEFGPGPPRFATDYYPLRNRPSILIEMHSYKPYRQRVEANREFLMALLAEVDGDPSSLVDAAAAADRAAVAAGRPGAEPSPVVVRWRTSAAPSSLRWPAYEWFTEPSVVTGGDLLRFRPGQVREVEVPRFQTPEAELTLARPRGYLVLPGWPQIEGLLAGHGLRVERLARPLDADVETIRVADPVFARASFQGAVMVEQVAVSRAVEHRTIPAGALWVPADQPDFAVAVQLLEPEAPDSVLRWGLVNTVFERKNYIDTHLLEDLARALLKDPRVEAAWAKALEDEELASDRSARYLWWYRRTPYWDEQVGLLPVFRVMTVPEMAVEAWQPQ from the coding sequence ATGAGACACTCGTCACCGTCCCGTCGACTCGCAGGGCTCGCAGCCGCGGCGCTCCTCGCCGTCTCGACCTCGGCGGCCGCGGCCGGCCCCGTGCCCGAAGAGTGGCAGACGCTCGCCGAGCGCACCGACTTCCAGGCCACCTCGAGCTACGACGAGACCGTCGCGCTGCTGCGCCGGCTCGACGCCGCCTCGCCGGCGATCCAGGTCGAGTCCTTCGGGCTCTCGGCGACCGGTCGCCCGCTGCCGCTGGTGGTGGTGTCCAACGACGGCGCCTTCACCCCGGCCGCAGCCGCGGCGTCCGGCAAGCCGATCGTGCTCATCGAAAGCTGCATCCACGCCGGTGAGGTCGACGGCAAGGACGCGACGTTGATGATGCTCCGGGACTGGGCCCTCGGCCGCCACGACCTGCCTCAGCGCACGATCGTGCTCTTCGCCCCGATCTACAACGCCGACGGCCACGAGCGGGTGTCGCCCCTCAACCGGCCCAACCAGGACGGTCCGGCCGCCGGCATGGGCTTCCGCACCACCGCCGCCGGCATCGACCTCAACCGTGACCACCTCCGGCTGGCGAGCCCGGAAGCGCGCGCCATGATCGGCCTGTTCGACGCCTGGCGACCCCACCTCCACGTCGACAACCACGTCACCGACGGTGTCGACCACGCCTGGGTGCTGACCTGGGCGGTCGCCCAGGCGCCGCAGCTCGACCCGAATCTGGACGCCTGGGTCCGCGCCCACCTGCCGCCGGCGCTGGCGACCGTCGCGAAGGCCGGCCATCCCAACGGGCCGTACGTCGAGCTGGTCGATCGCCTCGACCCCGCCAAGGGGCACGAGTTCGGCCCCGGACCGCCGCGCTTCGCCACCGACTACTACCCGCTCCGCAACCGGCCGTCGATCCTGATCGAGATGCACAGCTACAAGCCCTACCGGCAGCGCGTCGAGGCCAATCGCGAGTTCCTGATGGCCCTGCTCGCCGAGGTCGACGGTGACCCGTCCTCGCTGGTCGACGCGGCAGCCGCTGCCGACCGGGCTGCCGTGGCCGCCGGCCGACCCGGCGCCGAGCCGTCGCCGGTCGTGGTGCGCTGGCGGACCTCGGCGGCGCCGAGCAGCCTCCGCTGGCCGGCCTACGAGTGGTTCACCGAGCCGTCGGTGGTGACCGGCGGCGACCTGCTCCGCTTCCGCCCGGGCCAGGTGCGGGAGGTCGAGGTCCCGAGGTTCCAGACGCCGGAGGCCGAGCTCACCCTGGCCCGGCCGCGCGGCTACCTGGTGCTACCCGGCTGGCCGCAGATCGAGGGCCTCCTCGCCGGCCACGGGCTGCGGGTGGAGCGGCTGGCGAGGCCACTCGATGCCGACGTCGAGACGATCCGGGTCGCCGACCCGGTCTTCGCTCGCGCCAGCTTCCAGGGGGCGGTGATGGTCGAGCAGGTCGCGGTGAGCCGCGCCGTCGAGCACCGCACGATCCCGGCCGGGGCGTTGTGGGTGCCTGCCGACCAGCCCGACTTCGCGGTCGCGGTGCAGCTGCTCGAGCCCGAGGCCCCGGACTCGGTGCTCCGCTGGGGCCTGGTCAACACGGTGTTCGAGCGCAAGAACTACATCGACACCCATCTACTCGAGGACCTGGCGCGCGCGCTCCTCAAAGACCCGCGCGTCGAGGCCGCCTGGGCGAAGGCGCTCGAGGACGAGGAGCTCGCCTCCGATCGCAGCGCCCGCTACCTGTGGTGGTACCGGCGCACGCCCTACTGGGACGAGCAGGTGGGGCTGCTGCCGGTCTTCCGGGTGATGACCGTGCCCGAGATGGCGGTGGAGGCGTGGCAGCCGCAGTGA